One Halanaerobium hydrogeniformans genomic window, CAAAAACATCCATTTCCACCTGTAGTCCATAAGGAGTATTTATTACTACTTGAGATACCTGCTCTTGATTAAGCAACATCAAAGCGGCAGCTTTTGCCGCACCTGCAGCAGCAGTACCGGTAGTATAACCAAGTCTGTATTTTTTTCCTCCTTTAGTGATATACTTTTCAAAAGTCATCCTTAATCTCCCATCATATATAGAATAGAATTGACAATTGAAGCAGCAATAGCACTACCTCCCTTTCTACCTTCTAAAGAAATATGAGGAATATCGCTCTGCATAAGTTCTTCTTTCGATTCTGCTGCCCCAACAAACCCAACTGGAGTTCCGACTATAAAATCTATTTTTAAATTTTCTTCTTCATTTAATCTAAGCAGTTCAAATAGTGCGGTTGGTGCATTACCTATGGCAAATATCTTTTTACCAGGTAATTTAGCCGCTTTTCGGACAGCCATTATCGACCTTGTCAGACCGGTTTTTTCTGCTGCCTCCATTACTTTTTCATCTCTAATAAAACATTTAAGTTCCCCACCATATTGGGCCAATTTTCGTTCATTTATTCCTGATTTAAGCATTGTTACATCTGTAATAATATCTGCACCTTCTCTGATAAGCTTTTGAGCTTTTTCAGCAGCTCCCGGTGAAAAACTCACCTTAGTTGCTAAGTCAGTATCTGCAGATGCGTGAACTACTCTTTTGATCGTCTTTCTTTCTGCCTCTGTACAGTTTAAATTTCCAATTTCTTCATCAATCATTCTCATGCTTTTAGCTTCTATTTCTCTAGGATTATTTTCTTCCATCATTTACCTCCTTTAAAAGCAGGGGTTTTTTTACTTTATTTTTCAATCCCCTTACGCGCTTTAATGCCTTTTTTAAAATAATGTTTTATCTCTTTCATTTCTGTAACAAGGTCTGCATATTCGATCAATTCTTCTGCTGCATATCTTCCGGTGATTACAATCTCAATATTTTCTCGGCTTTTTTCTAGAACAGTAATTAATTCACCAACAGAAAAAAGATTATAGTGAACAGCTATATTCGCCTCATCAAGTATTATAAGATCATATTCTCCTTTTTCTAGTAGTTCTTCTACTTCTTTTAAACCCTGTCTAGCTGCTGTTTTATCTTTCTTTGAACTCTTTCCTTTTATAAAATAATTATGGCCGTACTGTTTTAAACCAATGTTTTCAATTTTTGATATACTTTTTAATTCACTGTACTGCATTCCTTTAACGAACTGGGCAACAAACACCTTTTTATCAGCTCCTATTGCTCTAAGAGCTAAGCCTAAGGCAGCTGTTGTTTTGCCTTTCCCACATCCAGTATAAACATGTACCATAGCTTTCATAAATTGATCCTCCTTGGGGCATTGCAGGCAGAAATAAATTCTCTCAAATGCTTTTAGTTCTCAAAGATTATTTTATAAAATGATTCCATATCAATATATTTTCTAAACATATCTGCCAGATAATTATAATTTTCTTCTCTAATTTCTAAGGCGCTTTTGTTATCACCCTCAGGACGACTTAAGCCTTTCTTTTTAAAAAGATAGATTATTAAAGCTTTTCTAAATTCATCATTTTTGAAAATATCATGAATATATGTACCCCAAATATTACCTTTTTCATTAATCGCACCATCAGACTGGCTTTTTGATTCAAAATCTTTCATTTTTCGCTGAAGTCTAAAAACAGGTTTAACATTAGAATCTCTGATAGTTCTACCCTGATGAATTTCAAACCCACTTAGATTTTTAAAGACAAAATCAGTTTCGAAAGGCAAATTCTTTGCTGAACTAGCTGTTATCTGATTTGTCACTTTTTCTGCTGCTAACACTGTTTTAATATTAAGCAGATTCAAAGCTTTTATACTCCTTGAACTTATTTCAAAATTTTCAGGATCTCTAATTTCTTTACCAAGCATCTGATAGCCACCACAGATCCCGATTATATCTTTACCTTTTCCGGCAAGTTCCTTTATTTTATCAGCCATTTTTGAGCTGTAAAGATATTTCAAATCTTTAATAGTTGTTTTGCTCCCAGGTAAAATGATTAAATCAGGGTCAGCAATTTCTTCTACCCTTCTGATATAGCGGAGCTGCACTCCTTTTTCAGCCTTAAAATAATCGAAATCAGTAAAATTAGACATCTGAGGATAGGCAACCACTACAATATCAAGCTGATCATTTGCACTGTTAAAAACATTGTTTTCTAGGCTATCTTCAGCCGGAAGATCTAGATCTTCTAAATATGGCAAGACACCAAGTACCTGCTTAGAAGTGTGTTCTTCAATAAGTTTTACTCCATCTTCAAACTTTTTAGGATCACCTCTAAATTTGTTAATTATAATCCCTTTGACTCTCGCCCTTTCTTCTTCAGTTAGGAGTTCAAGAGTTCCAATAACAGAAGCAAAAACTCCTCCCTTATCAATATCTGCAATTAAAATCACAGGAGACTCTGCAAGTTCAGCAGCCTTCATGTTAACCAGATCTTTATCTCTTAAGTTCACTTCGGCAGGGTTCCCACCACCTTCAAGTACTATCACCTTATAATTATTCTTTAATACAGTTAGGGATTCTTTTATTATCTCAAGCAATTTATCCTTAGAGGCAAAATAATCGGCTGCATTCATGTTTTTATATAGTTTTCCCTGCAATATTACCTGTGAATTATTATCTGCATTTGGCTTTAAAAGAATTGGACTCATCTCTACAATTGGCTCAACCTGAGCAGCTTCTGCCTGGACTGCCTGGGCAACCGCTATTTCTTTAGCATCTTTTGTAATCCAGGAATTTAAAGACATATTCTGTGATTTAAATGGTGCCACAAGATATCCATCCTGAGCCAAAACTCTACAGGCTGCTGCTGTAATTATACTTTTCCCGGCATCTGAGGCTGTACCCTGAAACATAATCGCTGCTGTCATAATTAACTCCTTTTGCTTAATTCTAAAAGTTTATCTACATCTACCTTGCTTTCCACAACATCTGCTAGCCTTTCAAGTTCTTTCTGTAGGTTTTCTTGATAAGAATTTTGAGAACCTGTATTTGCTTGATCTAAAAAAAGATTCTTCTTATCTTTTAAATAATTAATTAAAGATCTGCGAAAACCATCATTGTCAAACAGACCATGCAGATAACTACCAAAACAGTTGCTTTCAATAGCAAAAGCACCATCCATTATTTTTAATTTTTCTCCAGAGCGTTTCTGCAGCTCAAATAATGGCTTGCTCTTTTCTAAATATTTTGTGATTCCCATATGAATCTCATAACCCTTTAATTTTTCATTGAAATCAAAACTAGAGAAAAAATCTGTTTTTTCTAAATTCTTATTCAAAACTGCTTCAACCTGGTGGGTTGTTTTACTTGCTAAAAATTCTGTCTCAATAGGAAGCAAATTTAAACCTTCCATTTTTTTGCTGCCACCTTCTGTCTGCTGTTTATCATAAAGATTGCGGCCAAGCATTTGGAAGCCTCCACAAATACCCATAATCAGTGTACCTGCCTTGGCAGCAAGCCTTATCTCTTTAGCTAAGCCTGAACTCTTTAAAAAATCTAAATCTTTAGTAGTTGTTTTAGTACCAGGTACAATAATCAAATCAAAACTATTTAATTTTTGGGGTTTTGCTATATATTCTAAGTAAACATCAGCTTCCATTTTCAAACTATTAAAATCACTGAAATTAGAAATATGAGGCAGCCTTATTATTCCAATTTTTATCTTATCATTACTATTTTTTTGATTTATTTTTTTAAGAGATGCTGAATCTTCTTCAGGAAGATTCAAATCTTTTAGATAAGGAATTACACCAAGAACTTCTTTGCCAGTATATTCTTTTAAAAAGCCAAGAGCGGGTTTTAAGAGCTCAAAATCTCCTCTAAATTTATTTATTAAAAGTCCTTTGACTAATTTTTTTTCTTTTTCAGAAAGAAGCTTTAAAGTTCCTACCAGGGAAGCAAGTGCTCCACCTCGATCAATATTGCTGATCAACAGGACAGGAGAATTATAGATTTTTGCTGTAAACATATTTGCAAAATCTGGGCCACTGCGGTTTATTTCAGCAGGACTACCAGCTCCCTCAATAATTATAAGCTCATTTTCCCGGCTCAATTTCTGCAGAGAATTTGTGATCGTTTCTGCAAAAATTTCTCTATAATCTTCTTTTCCTTGAGAGTAATAAATATTTTTATCTGCTTTTCCTCTGATTATAACCTGGGTCTGGCCATCACCCATGGCTTTGATCAAAATTGGCTGCATATCTACCTCAGGCTCCCGCCCGGCAGCTTCAGCCTGCAGTGCCTGGGCAATACCTATTTCTCCTCCGTTTTTTGTCACATATGAATTAAGCGACATATTCCAGGCTTTAAAAGGAGTAGTTTTTATTCCCTTCCGATTAAAAATCCTGCATAAAGCTGCTGCAAAAAGGCTTTTACCAGCATCTGAGGAAGTAGCTTGGATCATTATTGTACCTGCTCTGTTTTTCACAACAATCTTCTCCTTTAGCTATACTTATAATAAGATTTGTTAAATCTTTCACCTTTATTTAAGTGAATTACCAAGCAATTTAGATAAAATTAGAGTCATACATTATGGAAATTTTCTAAAAACTAAGAGAAAAATAAAAAAACTCAACCCTAAGGTTGAGTAAAATGATAGCTAATCATAAAAAATATGATTTGCAAAGAAAATAAAATGCTTATAATTAAACTTTATGAGCACTATTAATTCCTGTTTCCCGAGGATTAGATAGAAATACAAAAGGCAGGTCTCCTGACTCCTGACATTAACAATTAAATTTATATCCTTCCCCAGTAAATACTGAGTGGATGTATTTAAATTTAATCTGTCAGTTACAGTGGCGGGCCCGTACAGGTTTTTCACCTGTTTCCCTATTCTCTTTCAGCCGTAACTGAAAGCACCTTGATGTATTATTATATTTGATTTTTTGATATACTAGTAGAAATATTATTAGAAAAATTATTGTTATCTATTTTACTTTATTCAATGCTTTTAATAAATATCCTGCAAAAAAAATCAAATTTATTTAAAACTGCCAAGAAAACTCCATCCAAGCTATGCATTAGGTGGAGATGAATTGGCTATTTATTCTGATTTTCAATATACTTTTTAATTGTCTCAATAGTAGCACCACCAGAAGATACAATAATGATATTGTAGACTATAAACAGAATGATAATTGTTATTTAAGTCTCTATCCATAAAAATCAAACCTCCATTTTTTCTTTTACAAGCAAACATATGTATGATATAATTATAGTAGGATGGAGGTGAAAAATCAATGCGATTATCATTTAAATTCAAGCCTAAATTAAGCCATAAGCAATTAGTAATAATTAATGAATTAGCCTGGCATTGCTCTAAATTATATAATACAGTCAATTATCAGATTAAAAATAATAAAGATGTAAAAGCTGTCTATACTGAATTAGAAACTAGATATAAAAATAACTGGCATAATGACTACCTTCACTCCCATAACAGACAGCAGGCATTAAAGCAGTTAGCTCAGGACTGGAAAAGTTTTTTTAATTCTCTCAAAGATTATAAAAAGAATCCTCAAAAATATAAGGGTCAGCCAGGATCACCTAATTTTAAACATATGAACAGTAATCCCTGTGAAATAATTTTTACCAATCTGGCTATTAGAATTAAAGATAACAAATTACTCTTATCCTTATCTAAAAAGATACAATCTAAATATAATGTGAAGGTCACTAAAGCTTTTAATTTATAATACGCAAGGAAAGCTTTAGTATGACCGTATTCGATTTGGCCGCTGTTCAGTAGATCTGGAAAAAATAAATAAAAGTAACTATGATAAATCCAGAAGAATTACTAGAGGTCTCTTTAAAACTAACGAGGGCCTATTAATTAATGCTGATCAGAATGGTAGCTTTAATATACTTCGTAAATATCATAACGATAAATGTATTCTCAGACCTATCAAAGAGGCGAGAGATAATGGATTTGTGGACAATCCTTCAAGATTAAGGGTATCCTAAACTATTAGGAGCAAAACTTAAAAGCCAAACATCTTGTAAACTGACCTAGTAATATAGGTTGAACTTTAATCTATATGAAGCAGTTAGAAGCTCCATCCGACGCGAAGCTAGTATCTCTTTTGATGCAAATCTTGGTTTTGATTTAGGTGGAGAGGTTCACTTAAAATTATTAGAGTATAAAAGATTTAGCTTTGTCAAAACAGCTACTTCTCCAGTAAATTTAATTTCTGTCAGAGAATTATTCTCAATCTGAAACTGCCAGAATCTCTTTTTTGGTACTGCCATTATTTCTGTTAAATAAGTTTTAATAACTCCACCATGGGTTACTACAATAATTTTTTTATCCCTGTGTTTTTTTAAAACACTTTTAAAAAAGCGATTTACTCTCTCAGTAAAATCACTTATCTTTTCTCCTCCAGGAGGATTATTTTTTAAAAAATCTTCTTGCCAGGCCTTAAATTCATCAGGATATTTCTCTTCTATTGATTTAAAGTCAAGTCCTTCCCATTTACCAAAATCTAATTCGCGGATTTCTTTACTTTCAATTATTTTTTTATTCAGCTTATCTGCGATAAAACCAGCTGTATCTTTTGCCCTTTTTAGATCACTACAATAAATATAATCATAGTTGAGATCTTTTAACAATTCTGCATTTTTCTTAGCATTTTTTATACCTTTTTCGTTTAATTCTGTATCGCTATGCCCTTGAAAAATCAATTCTTTGTTCCAATCTGTTTCTCCATGTCTAATTAAAAGCATTTTTGTTGCCACTATTTTCACCCTTTGCTCAGCTTAATCAAATTTTTTTACAGTTAAACCACTTCCATCAAGCTGTATATATTCTGCCTGAGCACACTTTTTACAATAATCCTGATTCTCTTTTTCTACTGCTTTTACTGCCATGATTTTTTCTCCACATTCCTGACAGTATTTATCTTCAAAAATTGGCGCATAATCAGGAACTTCAATTTCAATATCTCTTTCTACTTTAAAATATTTTGCTATATCTTCTTCAATTATTTCAAAAGCTATTTTTTTCCATAGTTCTTTTAACTTCTTTTCTTCAGCTCTGCTGCCTTCTCTTCTAGCAACAACTTTTTCAAAAAGTTCTTTTGCTTCAGTATAATCTTTTTCTAAAAATTTATCATTTTTAAGATAATAGCGGAGATTTCCACCCTCTCGGCTGACAAAAGTTACTGCTGTTTTACCAAGATCTCTGTAGATTAAAGCATTATTAGCAAAAGTTGCTCCACTGACAACTTGTATACCATCACTAAAACAGCTATTTGTTTCTACAACTGCAAGTAATTTTTCCATTCCTGCATCAGCTTTTTGCATTCTTTTTAAAGCATCAGCTGCTGCCAAAACTCCCAGGGCCAGAAAAGGACAATAATGACCATGAAATTCCCCTGCTTTTAATAAAAGCTCATCTATATTCTGATATCTTATCATTTTCTCTATTTTATAGCGAGGATTATTTTTCTGAAGTGATATAGAGGCTTCATCCATAAAAGAAGCATAAGGCTTAATATCTACCACCGGGGTTCCATCTATAGCATCAAGTCCATATACATATAGTTTATTCCCTTCTCTTTTTAATAGTTCTACAGTGGTAATTCCAATCCCACTTGCTCGGCGAGGACTTCGAGAAGCAAAAAGTCCTTTTTCTCCCCCAATTCTTCTTTTACTGATCAAGTCATATCCCTCTGATTTGTGAAAATAGAATAAAACCTGCAGATATTCATGTTCCTCAATTCCATATAGCCCATCTTCAAATTCTTCTTTCACTTCAATAATACTTTCGGTTTTTTTCATTTTATCAGGCCCAATCGGTTCTTTATATTTACTTTTAACTTTTGCAATCTCTGTTAAATTCACTCTACACCACCCTTTATTTATTAATATTAAACAACTACTCTTTCTGGTATTATAACATGACTGCCATTGTGTTCTTTAAGACTAACTTCTACTCCATAAACAGAATGTATTTTGGCAGCAGATAAAGAACTTTTATCACCATCAGAATAGATTTCTCCATCTTTAAGCATAATAATTCTATCACTAAAACGGCTTACAAGAGAAAGATCATGCATGGTAACTATTGCAGTTTTGCCTTTATCAACCTCATTTTGAATAAGCTCAAAAATTTCAAGTTGATGTTTTAAATCCAGATTATTGGTAGGTTCATCCAATAAAATAAGATCAGCCTGTTGGGCCATCATCCGACCTATAAAAACTTTTTGCTTTTGACCTCCACTTAAATTATTTATATTTGTACAGGAAAAATCACCTAAACCAAGTTTAGCTATTACTTCAGCAGTAATTTCTTTATCTTTTTGACTGGCCCTCCAGCTGCTGTGAGATTTTCTTCCCATCAAAATAGTTTCAAAAACAGTAAGAGGAAAGCTGTAATTTTCCAGTTGAGGTATATAAGCAATAATTTCTGCCAGCTCATTTTTACTGTAAGAGGCTAAATTTTTAGCCTTGATTTTAATATTGCCCTGCTCAACTTTTAAATATGAATTTATGCATTTTAAAATAGTACTTTTGCCAGAGCCATTGGGACCAATTAATGTAATTAATTCTCCCTTTTTAGCTGCAAAACTAATATTTTTTAGCACTTCTTCTCTACTATAACTAAAGCTTAAATTTTCAACTTTTAGCATCACCAGTACTGCCTCCCTTTTATAACAAGATAAATAAAAAGTGGTGCTCCTAAAAATGCAGTTAAAACCCCAACCGGTAAAACCACCGGTCTAAAAGCTGTTCTGGCAAGATTATCAGATATTATTAAAAGCAGCCCACCAGCAAGAGCTGAGTTGATAAAAAACTGTCTCTGACTGCCAACGGCTATTTTTCTGATAATATGAGGTGTAACAAGACCAATAAAGCCAATAATCCCCACAAAAGAAATAATTACCGCTGTTAATATAGAAGCAGCTGTCATTGCAGTTAAACGCATCTTAGCAGAATCAACTCCTAAGCTGGAAGCAACCTCATCTCCAGCATTTAAAATACTGTAATTCCAGCTGTTATAAATAAAATAAGCAGCAATGAAAATAAAGACCAGTGTTATAATCAGCAGTTGATTCCAGGTAGTTCTACCTGGATCGCCAAAAGTCCAATAAATAACAGAAGCAAGTTCTAAATCATCAGCAAAAAACTGTAAAGCAGTAGTTCCAGCTGTAAAAAGAGATGAAAGAGCTATCCCTGCCAGAACAATTGTTTCGGCGGTTGCCCTGTTTTTTCTACTGATAAACAAGACTATTACAACTGCAATCTGAGAAAACAAAAATGCTGCTACTGATGGTAAATATATCCCTTCTAGAAAAGCAAAACTTTCAATTACTGCAGAAAAATCGAGTACAACTATAGAAAAAGCTGCTCCAAATGCTGCCGCATGAGAAATACCGAGAGTAAATGGAGAAGCAAGAGGATTTTTTAGAATACACTGCATTACTGCCCCGGAAAGGGCCAGGCCCATTCCAGCTATTAAAGAAGTCAAAATTGAAGGCAATCTAATATTCCAGATGATATTATAAACCATTCCTCTGCTTCCTGCAAAAAAAACACCGTAAATATCACGCCATTCAATTTGGGCTGAACCTATGAAAAGACTATAGACTGCAGCTGCAATTATTAATATTATTAAACTAAAAGTAAGTAAATATATTTTTTTATTATTTTCCTGTTGCTCAGCTAATATTCTTTTTTTCTCCTTATCATAAAACTCTTTACTCATATTATAGCCTCTTTAATCAAAACTTATATTTTTAAATCCACCAAATATTTCTGCCATATCTTGATAGACTTTCTCTCCAAGAAAAAATTGATAAATCTCATCCGCTTTTTCAGCTGGATCTTCTTCAATAAAATCATCACCAAAGATAACCTGACCAATATAATAAGCATCTGCCAGTACAGTAGCAAAATTAGTAGTATAGTGATTATATGGAAGTACTCCATATAAATTATAATTAGCAACTGCCTGTAAATAAGAATATTCAGCTCTGTTCAAATCATTTCTTACTAATTCAATTCCACCCTGATCAATAAATATAATTTCCGGATCTCTAAGCAAAAGTTCTTCTCCGCTAATAAATATATTGCTTTTGTCACCCTGTTTAAATACATTCTCTAAACCCAAATATTGAAAAGGAAGATAATTAGTTTCTGTTGATCTAATTCCTTGAGCTCCGCGATGTCCAATTCCACCAATATAAAGCTTTTTCTCTTTTAAGCTCTGATCATACTCTGCTGCCCTATTTATTAGATCATTTTTATACTCTTGATAGCCATTAACTAATTCTTCAGCTCTATCTTCTTTATTTAAAAGTGGTGCTAAAAAATTTAAAGCAGCGGTTAATTCGTTTTCACTCATTGAACCTGCTGACTCATCATTAATTAAGACAACCGGAAGTGAGGTTTTGGCTGCCAGATTATCAGCTTCTGTTTTAGATAAATAAGAAGCAATAATTAAATCAGGCTCTGCCGCTGCTATTAATTCAGCATCTCCACCAAATTGAGGCCCAATTACCGGTAACTCTCTAAGTTCAGGCCTGGCTAAATTATAAGGTCGATTATTATCCCTTCTTTCAAATTCTTCTATACCGATAACCATCGAATCTGCTTCTAAATAAACTACAAGCCTTAAAGCTCCAGGACCTACTGCAATTATTTCGTCAATCTCGTCTGGAATCATAAGCTCTCTACCTGACAGATCAGTTATAGCCCTTCCATAACTATTAGTGCTGAAAATACTTATAAAAAAAATGAATATTAAAATAATTAATAGCCTTTTCTTTTTATTTATGAATTTTTCAAGCATTATTTTCCACCTCATTTAAATTGCTAACAACTAATCTGCCATGTTTTACACCTTTTAAAGCCCTTATTTTAGAAGTTATTTCTTTTAGTTTCCTGTAATTTCCCTCAACCACTATTACCTCTAGACAGTAATCATGATTTAAATGAAGGTGTAGATTAGATTTAAATAAGCAGTGATAATCATGCTGAAGTTTGATCATCTTATCTGTTAAACCCTTTTTATGATGATCATAAATAAGGGTTAAAGTACCAGCTACTTCTGTATTTTCCTCTTTATTTTTTGCTTCCATTATTTTTTCCCTTATTAAATCTCTAATTGCCTCAGAACGATTATT contains:
- a CDS encoding ABC transporter ATP-binding protein: MLKVENLSFSYSREEVLKNISFAAKKGELITLIGPNGSGKSTILKCINSYLKVEQGNIKIKAKNLASYSKNELAEIIAYIPQLENYSFPLTVFETILMGRKSHSSWRASQKDKEITAEVIAKLGLGDFSCTNINNLSGGQKQKVFIGRMMAQQADLILLDEPTNNLDLKHQLEIFELIQNEVDKGKTAIVTMHDLSLVSRFSDRIIMLKDGEIYSDGDKSSLSAAKIHSVYGVEVSLKEHNGSHVIIPERVVV
- a CDS encoding cob(I)yrinic acid a,c-diamide adenosyltransferase yields the protein MKAMVHVYTGCGKGKTTAALGLALRAIGADKKVFVAQFVKGMQYSELKSISKIENIGLKQYGHNYFIKGKSSKKDKTAARQGLKEVEELLEKGEYDLIILDEANIAVHYNLFSVGELITVLEKSRENIEIVITGRYAAEELIEYADLVTEMKEIKHYFKKGIKARKGIEK
- a CDS encoding cobyric acid synthase, giving the protein MKNRAGTIMIQATSSDAGKSLFAAALCRIFNRKGIKTTPFKAWNMSLNSYVTKNGGEIGIAQALQAEAAGREPEVDMQPILIKAMGDGQTQVIIRGKADKNIYYSQGKEDYREIFAETITNSLQKLSRENELIIIEGAGSPAEINRSGPDFANMFTAKIYNSPVLLISNIDRGGALASLVGTLKLLSEKEKKLVKGLLINKFRGDFELLKPALGFLKEYTGKEVLGVIPYLKDLNLPEEDSASLKKINQKNSNDKIKIGIIRLPHISNFSDFNSLKMEADVYLEYIAKPQKLNSFDLIIVPGTKTTTKDLDFLKSSGLAKEIRLAAKAGTLIMGICGGFQMLGRNLYDKQQTEGGSKKMEGLNLLPIETEFLASKTTHQVEAVLNKNLEKTDFFSSFDFNEKLKGYEIHMGITKYLEKSKPLFELQKRSGEKLKIMDGAFAIESNCFGSYLHGLFDNDGFRRSLINYLKDKKNLFLDQANTGSQNSYQENLQKELERLADVVESKVDVDKLLELSKRS
- a CDS encoding cobyric acid synthase, which produces MTAAIMFQGTASDAGKSIITAAACRVLAQDGYLVAPFKSQNMSLNSWITKDAKEIAVAQAVQAEAAQVEPIVEMSPILLKPNADNNSQVILQGKLYKNMNAADYFASKDKLLEIIKESLTVLKNNYKVIVLEGGGNPAEVNLRDKDLVNMKAAELAESPVILIADIDKGGVFASVIGTLELLTEEERARVKGIIINKFRGDPKKFEDGVKLIEEHTSKQVLGVLPYLEDLDLPAEDSLENNVFNSANDQLDIVVVAYPQMSNFTDFDYFKAEKGVQLRYIRRVEEIADPDLIILPGSKTTIKDLKYLYSSKMADKIKELAGKGKDIIGICGGYQMLGKEIRDPENFEISSRSIKALNLLNIKTVLAAEKVTNQITASSAKNLPFETDFVFKNLSGFEIHQGRTIRDSNVKPVFRLQRKMKDFESKSQSDGAINEKGNIWGTYIHDIFKNDEFRKALIIYLFKKKGLSRPEGDNKSALEIREENYNYLADMFRKYIDMESFYKIIFEN
- the cobC gene encoding alpha-ribazole phosphatase, with translation MATKMLLIRHGETDWNKELIFQGHSDTELNEKGIKNAKKNAELLKDLNYDYIYCSDLKRAKDTAGFIADKLNKKIIESKEIRELDFGKWEGLDFKSIEEKYPDEFKAWQEDFLKNNPPGGEKISDFTERVNRFFKSVLKKHRDKKIIVVTHGGVIKTYLTEIMAVPKKRFWQFQIENNSLTEIKFTGEVAVLTKLNLLYSNNFK
- a CDS encoding FecCD family ABC transporter permease, with amino-acid sequence MSKEFYDKEKKRILAEQQENNKKIYLLTFSLIILIIAAAVYSLFIGSAQIEWRDIYGVFFAGSRGMVYNIIWNIRLPSILTSLIAGMGLALSGAVMQCILKNPLASPFTLGISHAAAFGAAFSIVVLDFSAVIESFAFLEGIYLPSVAAFLFSQIAVVIVLFISRKNRATAETIVLAGIALSSLFTAGTTALQFFADDLELASVIYWTFGDPGRTTWNQLLIITLVFIFIAAYFIYNSWNYSILNAGDEVASSLGVDSAKMRLTAMTAASILTAVIISFVGIIGFIGLVTPHIIRKIAVGSQRQFFINSALAGGLLLIISDNLARTAFRPVVLPVGVLTAFLGAPLFIYLVIKGRQYW
- a CDS encoding ABC transporter substrate-binding protein; translated protein: MLEKFINKKKRLLIILIFIFFISIFSTNSYGRAITDLSGRELMIPDEIDEIIAVGPGALRLVVYLEADSMVIGIEEFERRDNNRPYNLARPELRELPVIGPQFGGDAELIAAAEPDLIIASYLSKTEADNLAAKTSLPVVLINDESAGSMSENELTAALNFLAPLLNKEDRAEELVNGYQEYKNDLINRAAEYDQSLKEKKLYIGGIGHRGAQGIRSTETNYLPFQYLGLENVFKQGDKSNIFISGEELLLRDPEIIFIDQGGIELVRNDLNRAEYSYLQAVANYNLYGVLPYNHYTTNFATVLADAYYIGQVIFGDDFIEEDPAEKADEIYQFFLGEKVYQDMAEIFGGFKNISFD
- a CDS encoding precorrin-8X methylmutase produces the protein MEENNPREIEAKSMRMIDEEIGNLNCTEAERKTIKRVVHASADTDLATKVSFSPGAAEKAQKLIREGADIITDVTMLKSGINERKLAQYGGELKCFIRDEKVMEAAEKTGLTRSIMAVRKAAKLPGKKIFAIGNAPTALFELLRLNEEENLKIDFIVGTPVGFVGAAESKEELMQSDIPHISLEGRKGGSAIAASIVNSILYMMGD
- the nikR gene encoding nickel-responsive transcriptional regulator NikR translates to MSELKRFGVSIDQDLLNQFDNITAGIYNNRSEAIRDLIREKIMEAKNKEENTEVAGTLTLIYDHHKKGLTDKMIKLQHDYHCLFKSNLHLHLNHDYCLEVIVVEGNYRKLKEITSKIRALKGVKHGRLVVSNLNEVENNA
- the tsaA gene encoding tRNA (N6-threonylcarbamoyladenosine(37)-N6)-methyltransferase TrmO, giving the protein MNLTEIAKVKSKYKEPIGPDKMKKTESIIEVKEEFEDGLYGIEEHEYLQVLFYFHKSEGYDLISKRRIGGEKGLFASRSPRRASGIGITTVELLKREGNKLYVYGLDAIDGTPVVDIKPYASFMDEASISLQKNNPRYKIEKMIRYQNIDELLLKAGEFHGHYCPFLALGVLAAADALKRMQKADAGMEKLLAVVETNSCFSDGIQVVSGATFANNALIYRDLGKTAVTFVSREGGNLRYYLKNDKFLEKDYTEAKELFEKVVARREGSRAEEKKLKELWKKIAFEIIEEDIAKYFKVERDIEIEVPDYAPIFEDKYCQECGEKIMAVKAVEKENQDYCKKCAQAEYIQLDGSGLTVKKFD